The genomic region TTTGTGTTTGTTCATATTATTATTTTAGCAAATTCGCAAGGTGTATTGCAACATCTATTCAACTGAAATTTCAAAAGGTTATGAGAGTTTCAAAGAACATTTTACCCACTTGATCGGGAGAAGACCCCAAAATAATTTATCAGAAGAAAAACCACATCAAAAAATCTTAAAAAATCAAACAAGTTCTGTCTCTAATTTTATTTCTTTATTTTTTTACCGTATTGTTCACTTACGATTTATTATACCCAAATACGAAAAATATTTTGTTTTAATATTTATCCTTCGTATTTTTCACCCGGCACAGTTGAATAAATTTCTTCCACGTCCATTAAAACGACTGCCTTAGGCTTATGAACTTTGGTGTGAAGTTCCATTATTTTTTGCATTCTTTTCTTAAATTCTTCGTTTCCTATCTGCATTTCCATTTTTTCAAGTCTTCTTTTACGAATTTCGTCCTTTTCTTTCATAATTTCAAATGCCTTTTCATATAATGGTCCTTCAGTAATAATTTTTGCTTTACCTTTAAGTTGATAGAACCTTAACTTTTGCATGTCAGAGACTGCAAGGGCTACATTAGGATTTTCCTCCAAATTCTTTCTTGTCTTATTAAACCATATATCCACAATAAG from Elusimicrobiota bacterium harbors:
- a CDS encoding pyridoxamine 5'-phosphate oxidase family protein, which gives rise to MKMNEDLKQSLGVGFHDLATASRDGKPNVVQVGLLKAISDTQILIVDIWFNKTRKNLEENPNVALAVSDMQKLRFYQLKGKAKIITEGPLYEKAFEIMKEKDEIRKRRLEKMEMQIGNEEFKKRMQKIMELHTKVHKPKAVVLMDVEEIYSTVPGEKYEG